The sequence CGGTGCGTTTACAGCGAACAGGCTTGCAGCATCATTTTGATATTTTAGTGATTTCAGAAAAAGTCGGCATCGCCAAACCCGATGTGGGTATTTTTGAGCATGCGCTTGAGTTAATGGGGCGGCCAGCGCGTGAGCAAGTATTAATGGTGGGTGATAACCCGCATTCCGATATCCAAGGTGGTATCAATGCTGGTATTCATACTTGCTGGTACAACGTCCATGGCCATGCTGCGCCTGCGGGGATCACCCCACATTATCAAGTGAGCTCGCACCAAGAGCTGCAGCAGATACTGGGGCTTTAATACCAATCGTATTAAATATCTGTTCATTCAGCGGGAGTTAAACGGGCTTTAGACAAGGCGAAGGCTTGAAGGCATAGTGGCGCTCTGTCGAAAGCCTTAAACGCAGTATAAAGCACGTTCAACCCCGCCCTTCGGGAGCCTCACAGGCATCTCACTCCTGTGTTACATTGACTTAAAAGGGAATAACCATTTCTTCGTCAATGCGCCTTGGATTGAGATGCCTGTGAGGCTCTGAACTGATTAGATATTTAATGTGATTGGTATAAGGCGATATTCGGGATACATATGGGGGGCATATAATGCGAAAAGGGGCTAACCCTTGTAGGTTAACCCCTTTTCTAACAATCACTTAATCGAAAAGATTAGTTCATGCCGTATTATCTGTTTCTATGTTTTTAATTGATTTCTCTTGATTCTGTTTGAAAAAATAATCCTTATTTATCAATTGTTAATGTCGTTTTTGGTTTTTAATGGTCTTGGGTTGTTTTGGTTCTTATGGTTAAATGGGGGTACATATGGGGGTCATGGAATTTTCCCGAATTTAACCGTTAGTGAGCAAAAAAACATGCTTTTTGAAAAGTCCTTACGTGCATATCATGGCAAGCCCCAAGATAAAACTTTAACTCTCTCTGATGGAAAAGGGTTAGGGGTTAGAGTCTCTGTTACTGGAAAAATGAGATTCCAGTTTCGTTACAAGATTAAGGGGCAAAACAAGCGTATAGATTTGGGAGATTACCCAGATTTATCACTTAGGCAGGCTCGGGATGTTATGGAAGAATGTCGAACATGGCTTGCTCAAGGGTTCGATCCGAAAATCAGAAGAGATATGGCACGACAAGAGTCTTTAGTTCCTGTGACAGTTAAACAGGCTTTAGATTACTGGATCAAAGAATACGTAGAAGATAATCGTGCAACCCCTGATGCAGTCAGGTTGCAATTTGCAAAGCATATATATCCATATATTGGTAATTACTCACTTGTTGACACTGAAACCCGTCATTGGATTGAGTGCTTTGATCGGATAAGAAGAGGTGACGTTAAATTAGGTCAAAAGGCATGCCCATACACGGCTGGTTCAGTACTCCAGAGCGCGAAACAAGCGTTAAAGTTTTGTCGTGTTCGACGTTACGCGATTAGCCATGCCCTAGATGATTTGACTAGAGCCGATGTTGGTACAAAGCAGAATGAAGGCGATAGAATCTTATCTGATATGGAGCTTCGAGAGTTACTCAATCACATAAATGGCCGGAAAATGTCATTTTACCTACGTTGTTTATGCAGGTTTTTAATCATTTATGGCGCGAGAACTGGAGAAGTTCGGCTTTCAAAATTTGATGAGTGGTGTACTGGTCAACCCAAACTGGACACTTTTACTTGAGAATTCTCAAACTCTACAGGTGACAGATCGTTATTAGCAGAATGAAGTCGCTCCAAGTTGTAATATTTGATGTAAGCCGTCACATCTTGCTTCATAAACTCCCTTGTTGGTTGAGCAACTTTAAAAATCCAATCGTGTTTCAAGCTACCAAAGAATCGCTCAACAACGGCATTATCCCAACACGCACCCACATCACCCATGCTGGCTCGGATACCATAGCTCGATAGCAGCCTACCGAATTGTTTACTGGTATATTGCGAGCCTCGGTCACTGTGAAATACCAGCCCTCGCGCTGGTTGTCGCAGGTTGTAGGCTTTTATTAATGCCTTGGATATCAAATCTGTGGTCATGCGTTTGTCTATGCGCCATCCCACAATCCGGCGTGAATATAAATCCATCACCACAGCTAAGTACATCCAGCCTTCACCCGTCTTTAAATAGGTCACGTCACCCGCCCAGACCTGATTAGCCGATACTGGATTAAAGTTCATGTTTAACAGGTTATCAGCCACTGCATCTGAGTGTTTTCGCTGTGTCGTCACCTTGTAAGCACATCGCTGGGTTGCTTTGAGTCGAAGGCGGTGCATAATTTTACGAACGAGATAGCGACCAACCTGGTAGCCTTCCTTGCGCAATTTCTTCACCATTTCACGATTCCCTAAGCTGCCTCGACTTTGCTTAAATAGCTGTCGAACAAGGCGATAAAGCTTCAGTGTTTCAACGCTTATCACGTTTGCAGGGCGTTTATGCCAATCGTAATAGCCTGACTTACTGACACTCATTACTCGACATAACAGTGTTATGGGAAACAGGTGAGATTGCAGTTTGATGAAACGAAATCTTACTTCATTTCTCTCGCAAAGAAGGCGCTTGCCTTTTTTAGAATTTCTTTCTCCATGCGTAATTCTTTGTTTTCTCTACGCAATCGCTTCAACTCATCACGCTCAGACTCTTCTAAGGTGATGCCTTGTTGCAGGGCTTCGTGTTTTTCCTTCCAGTTGTAAAGCAGGCTCGTGCTAACTCCAAGAGACTTTGCCGCATCGGCAACGCTATAACCTTGCTCCAGCACCATCAAGACGGCTTCATCTTTAAATGCCTGCGGATAACTCTTATGTGATTTTTTCAGACTCATATAGACCTCTTAATTTATTGACCATACTGTCTCAAAATTAAGTGTCCGATGGGATTAGACCAGAACATGGGATCTAGATAATGGGATATGGACGGTTCCAAAGTTACATAGTAAAAGTAAGAAGGTAATTATTCGCCCAATTCCTGAGGAAGTAAAATTGCTCGTGGAATTTTTATTTCGACGTCACGGTCAAACAGGC comes from Shewanella oneidensis MR-1 and encodes:
- a CDS encoding tyrosine-type recombinase/integrase, which gives rise to MILFEKIILIYQLLMSFLVFNGLGLFWFLWLNGGTYGGHGIFPNLTVSEQKNMLFEKSLRAYHGKPQDKTLTLSDGKGLGVRVSVTGKMRFQFRYKIKGQNKRIDLGDYPDLSLRQARDVMEECRTWLAQGFDPKIRRDMARQESLVPVTVKQALDYWIKEYVEDNRATPDAVRLQFAKHIYPYIGNYSLVDTETRHWIECFDRIRRGDVKLGQKACPYTAGSVLQSAKQALKFCRVRRYAISHALDDLTRADVGTKQNEGDRILSDMELRELLNHINGRKMSFYLRCLCRFLIIYGARTGEVRLSKFDEWCTGQPKLDTFT
- a CDS encoding IS3-like element ISSod1 family transposase (programmed frameshift) → MSLKKSHKSYPQAFKDEAVLMVLEQGYSVADAAKSLGVSTSLLYNWKEKHEALQQGITLEESERDELKRLRRENKELRMEKEIPKKGKRLLCERNEVRFRFIKLQSHLFPITLLCRVMSVSKSGYYDWHKRPANVISVETLKLYRLVRQLFKQSRGSLGNREMVKKLRKEGYQVGRYLVRKIMHRLRLKATQRCAYKVTTQRKHSDAVADNLLNMNFNPVSANQVWAGDVTYLKTGEGWMYLAVVMDLYSRRIVGWRIDKRMTTDLISKALIKAYNLRQPARGLVFHSDRGSQYTSKQFGRLLSSYGIRASMGDVGACWDNAVVERFFGSLKHDWIFKVAQPTREFMKQDVTAYIKYYNLERLHSANNDLSPVEFENSQVKVSSLG